In a genomic window of Corynebacterium coyleae:
- the eccCb gene encoding type VII secretion protein EccCb, producing the protein MLGLDHDAVLAPTAGTPDVPALPTGQLRAEPVPTAQKPQTQPVIKILLPIVMVVAVGAVMALMMTSGRTVSPMMLIFPLMMLFGLLGMINPQDRQGDINETRRVYLRHLDALTRKARANAAQQRAHATGLHPAPADLVAATPVERVWERTAASPLALTVRLGTGSGALCTPVDVEDPGSPEDLDPVCAVSLRRTVAAVSTVPGMPIVVQLDAFPAVTLAGPGAHEVARSIVCQLAFFHGPELVSIDAPFAWAKWLPHARAEHARFRVVLIDATVEHLHAPDADCVIVVHPDEHYFVDPDAFHLVCTDTLAAVTEQGMEQLGLPDSFTDAQAEFIARHLGFYRRPEGASEDTGDLLAMLGITDLDALDATTMWPGMRNKLVVPIGATPDGQPVYLDFKESALGGMGPHGLCIGATGSGKSELLKEIVVALAATHSPDELNLVLVDFKGGATFLGCEDLPHTSAVITNLEDEAVLVERMFDAISGELNRRQELLRAAGNFANITDYTRAGHTLPSLVIIVDEFSELLSQHPHFADLFVAVGRLGRSLGVHLLLASQRLEEGKLRGLDSHLSYRIGLKTFSAGESRQVLGVPDAYELPSEPGSGYLKSGMELTRFRGSYVSGPLTRQVLSHPADAPTVRLFTGDEIEIAPQTVTDTDYSTTLFDAVVEKARDVAATRSMRAHQVWLPPLPDTLALSSLVDDTIALVDEPYRQLQVPFAVDFSRAGGHVAIAGAPQTGKSMAVRSIVAKQALCRTTDELAIYIINAGGGDYSDIESLPHVAGVANAKDEERTRRVIDEVTGLLDVPASRATLLVVDGWHALLANDSKLEDLRDPLARIASEGPAARVHLLVTTQRWNAVRANVRDLIGTRIEMRLTEPMDSLIDRKAQERLAAVPGRALTPDGKVMHVALTSAEDIAHIAAQAASQTPVPRLRVLPARVDAQPLIDGTRIPLGIGGADLAPLYSTGHILAIGAGGAGKSAFIASTIAAISAMPREQARMVICDPRRAHLRNADSDMVAAYAASSSAITDAVRSLATTLTSRLPGSDVTPAQLADRSWWAGPELYLLIDDLDLVGDEPLRPIIDLLPHARDIGLHIVVARKFGGVGRAMFGPFLAAVKDLHPDVLILDGTKDEGALFGVRPAPQPPGRATLVQGEPKGMIQLPMLNMED; encoded by the coding sequence ATGCTCGGGTTAGACCACGATGCTGTGCTCGCACCAACTGCGGGCACACCTGACGTGCCGGCACTGCCAACAGGACAACTGCGTGCAGAGCCAGTCCCAACAGCGCAAAAGCCGCAGACGCAGCCGGTGATCAAGATCTTGCTGCCAATTGTGATGGTGGTTGCCGTTGGTGCGGTGATGGCGCTGATGATGACATCTGGACGCACTGTGAGCCCAATGATGTTGATCTTCCCGCTGATGATGCTTTTCGGACTGTTGGGCATGATCAATCCGCAAGATCGGCAGGGAGATATCAACGAAACGCGCCGGGTGTACCTGCGCCACCTGGATGCGTTGACCCGGAAGGCGCGCGCGAACGCAGCGCAACAGCGCGCGCACGCGACAGGGTTGCACCCGGCTCCGGCAGATCTTGTTGCTGCGACACCGGTGGAGCGGGTTTGGGAGCGCACTGCGGCGTCACCGCTGGCGTTGACCGTCCGGTTGGGGACTGGCAGCGGTGCGCTGTGCACGCCTGTCGATGTAGAGGATCCGGGAAGCCCAGAGGACCTTGACCCGGTGTGCGCGGTGAGTCTTCGTCGCACTGTCGCTGCCGTAAGCACCGTGCCTGGCATGCCGATTGTTGTGCAGCTCGATGCATTTCCCGCGGTCACCTTGGCTGGTCCCGGCGCGCATGAGGTGGCGCGTTCCATCGTGTGCCAACTCGCGTTTTTTCATGGGCCCGAGTTGGTCAGCATCGACGCGCCATTCGCGTGGGCGAAGTGGCTGCCGCACGCTCGCGCGGAACATGCACGTTTTCGCGTGGTGCTTATCGACGCCACCGTGGAGCACCTCCACGCCCCCGACGCCGACTGTGTGATTGTCGTCCACCCGGACGAGCACTACTTTGTGGACCCGGATGCCTTCCACCTCGTGTGCACCGATACGCTCGCTGCGGTCACCGAACAGGGCATGGAGCAACTCGGCCTTCCGGACTCGTTCACTGACGCGCAGGCCGAGTTCATCGCTCGCCACCTCGGGTTCTACCGACGCCCAGAAGGTGCGAGTGAAGACACGGGCGATCTGCTTGCCATGCTGGGGATTACGGACCTGGATGCACTCGATGCCACCACCATGTGGCCGGGGATGCGCAACAAGCTTGTCGTGCCCATCGGCGCGACCCCCGATGGGCAGCCGGTGTACCTGGACTTCAAAGAATCAGCGCTCGGTGGCATGGGCCCACACGGGCTCTGCATCGGAGCTACCGGTAGTGGTAAGTCCGAACTGCTTAAGGAAATCGTTGTTGCGCTTGCCGCAACGCACTCGCCGGACGAGCTCAACTTGGTGCTTGTGGACTTCAAGGGCGGCGCAACCTTCCTCGGCTGCGAGGACCTGCCCCACACCAGTGCGGTGATCACCAACCTTGAAGACGAGGCCGTGCTGGTCGAGCGCATGTTTGATGCCATCTCCGGCGAGTTGAACCGCCGCCAGGAACTGCTGCGTGCCGCAGGCAACTTTGCCAACATCACCGACTACACCCGCGCCGGGCACACACTGCCGTCGCTGGTGATCATCGTCGATGAGTTTTCAGAATTGCTCTCGCAACACCCGCACTTCGCGGACCTTTTCGTCGCGGTGGGCCGCCTGGGCCGCTCACTTGGTGTGCACTTGTTGCTCGCCTCGCAGCGGCTCGAGGAAGGAAAGCTGCGCGGGCTCGATTCCCACTTGTCGTATCGCATCGGGTTGAAGACGTTTTCCGCAGGGGAGTCGCGCCAAGTCCTCGGCGTGCCGGATGCCTATGAACTGCCCAGTGAGCCGGGCTCGGGTTACCTCAAGTCAGGTATGGAACTCACCCGCTTCAGGGGTTCTTACGTGTCCGGTCCGCTGACCCGCCAGGTGTTGTCGCACCCAGCGGACGCGCCGACAGTGCGGTTGTTTACCGGCGACGAGATAGAAATCGCCCCGCAAACTGTTACCGATACCGACTATTCGACAACGCTGTTCGACGCCGTTGTGGAGAAAGCCCGCGACGTCGCCGCAACCCGGAGCATGCGCGCCCACCAGGTGTGGCTGCCACCGTTGCCGGATACGCTCGCGCTTTCTTCGCTTGTCGACGACACCATCGCCCTCGTCGACGAGCCCTATCGCCAACTCCAAGTCCCCTTCGCCGTGGACTTTTCCCGTGCCGGTGGGCATGTTGCCATTGCTGGTGCGCCGCAGACGGGGAAGTCGATGGCGGTGCGGTCGATCGTCGCCAAGCAAGCGCTGTGTCGCACAACCGATGAGTTGGCGATCTACATCATCAACGCAGGCGGCGGCGACTACAGCGACATCGAGTCCCTGCCACACGTGGCGGGTGTGGCGAACGCGAAGGACGAAGAACGCACGCGCCGTGTTATCGACGAGGTCACCGGACTTCTGGATGTGCCTGCCTCGCGCGCGACACTGCTCGTTGTCGATGGTTGGCATGCGTTGCTGGCCAACGATTCCAAACTTGAGGACCTGCGCGATCCTTTGGCACGGATCGCCTCCGAAGGCCCTGCTGCACGCGTGCACCTGCTGGTTACCACACAGCGGTGGAACGCAGTGCGTGCGAATGTGCGCGACCTCATCGGCACCCGCATCGAGATGCGCCTGACCGAGCCGATGGATTCGCTGATCGACCGCAAGGCCCAAGAACGTCTCGCCGCCGTGCCGGGACGTGCGCTCACCCCGGACGGCAAAGTCATGCATGTCGCGCTGACCAGCGCCGAAGACATCGCACACATCGCAGCCCAGGCGGCGAGCCAGACGCCGGTGCCACGCCTGCGCGTGCTGCCAGCAAGAGTCGACGCGCAACCGCTTATCGACGGCACCCGCATCCCACTCGGCATTGGCGGAGCGGACCTTGCACCGCTGTACTCCACCGGCCACATCCTGGCCATCGGTGCAGGCGGCGCGGGCAAATCCGCCTTCATCGCCAGCACGATTGCGGCTATTTCAGCGATGCCACGCGAACAAGCCCGCATGGTGATCTGCGACCCGCGGCGGGCCCACCTGCGCAACGCCGACAGCGACATGGTCGCGGCGTACGCGGCCTCCTCGAGTGCGATCACCGATGCGGTGCGCTCGCTGGCCACCACGCTGACCTCGCGACTGCCGGGCAGCGACGTCACGCCCGCCCAACTGGCAGACAGGTCCTGGTGGGCAGGCCCAGAGCTCTACTTGCTTATCGACGATCTCGACCTGGTCGGCGACGAACCACTGCGCCCAATCATCGACTTGTTGCCCCACGCGCGTGACATCGGCTTGCACATCGTGGTGGCACGCAAGTTCGGCGGTGTTGGGCGTGCCATGTTTGGCCCGTTCCTCGCCGCTGTGAAAGACCTTCACCCAGACGTGCTGATTCTGGACGGCACCAAGGACGAAGGCGCACTCTTCGGCGTCCGACCGGCACCGCAGCCACCAGGGCGCGCAACGCTCGTACAGGGCGAGCCGAAGGGCATGATCCAACTGCCGATGCTGAATATGGAGGACTAA
- a CDS encoding S8 family serine peptidase — protein sequence MRTRSLPASALLPLMLAMPVLCAPAALAPGSLTYASAQDIACAVPSAAQPPGETPAELHELRRFATGAGVRVAVIDTGVAPHPELNHLRPGADFVGDNALADCDSHGTIVAGVIAGRTLGIAPDAEILAVRQTSAHYRGGRGQSVAGDLETLASAINNALDEGAHVLNVSVVSCVDPGLASRIDLNGLRGALHRAEADGAVVVAASGNTSADCEPGFSVIPALFPTVLAVGAREDTHTLASYSMPAEISATGLVPHALASSGNGWADGTLTRDGSRPYVGTSFAAPVVSGAAALLMQRYPGITPDHVRTLITAAAQHGGGAITPHNVISQLTPDDIAPRDTVTVAPTERTASLAVKRFSSVGLGAVVFALLGVLVLRAVSTWRSKPQPGSAPRPPARG from the coding sequence ATGCGCACACGTTCCCTGCCCGCTTCCGCACTGTTGCCACTGATGCTCGCCATGCCTGTACTCTGCGCACCTGCAGCACTCGCGCCGGGCTCGCTTACCTACGCCTCCGCCCAAGACATCGCCTGCGCCGTGCCTTCGGCAGCACAACCACCAGGTGAGACACCTGCGGAGCTCCACGAGCTCCGTCGCTTCGCCACCGGAGCCGGCGTGCGCGTCGCCGTCATCGACACTGGCGTCGCTCCACACCCGGAACTTAATCACCTGCGCCCCGGAGCCGACTTTGTCGGCGACAACGCGCTTGCGGACTGCGACAGCCACGGCACCATCGTCGCCGGCGTCATCGCTGGGCGCACGCTCGGCATCGCACCAGATGCGGAGATCCTGGCGGTGCGCCAAACGTCAGCCCATTACCGCGGTGGCCGCGGCCAATCTGTCGCGGGGGACCTTGAGACGCTCGCTTCTGCAATCAACAACGCGCTCGACGAAGGTGCGCACGTGCTCAACGTCTCTGTCGTGTCCTGTGTGGACCCGGGGCTTGCCTCACGCATTGATCTCAATGGACTGCGCGGCGCGTTGCACCGTGCCGAGGCCGACGGCGCAGTCGTAGTCGCCGCATCCGGCAACACCAGCGCCGATTGTGAACCAGGCTTTAGCGTGATCCCAGCTCTGTTTCCCACGGTGCTTGCTGTGGGGGCTCGCGAGGACACCCACACGCTCGCGTCATACTCCATGCCAGCGGAAATCTCCGCAACCGGTCTTGTCCCACACGCGCTCGCATCCAGCGGCAACGGCTGGGCCGACGGCACGCTCACCCGTGACGGGTCACGCCCCTACGTTGGAACCAGCTTCGCCGCACCGGTAGTCAGTGGTGCGGCCGCGTTACTCATGCAGCGCTACCCCGGCATCACGCCGGACCACGTGCGCACGCTCATCACCGCCGCAGCACAACACGGCGGCGGCGCAATCACCCCGCACAACGTGATCAGCCAACTCACGCCGGACGACATCGCGCCCCGAGACACCGTCACCGTGGCCCCAACAGAGCGCACCGCCTCCTTAGCCGTGAAACGGTTCAGCAGTGTCGGTCTCGGCGCAGTTGTGTTCGCTCTGCTGGGTGTCCTTGTACTGCGTGCTGTTAGTACGTGGCGGTCAAAGCC
- a CDS encoding type VII secretion-associated protein, giving the protein MTDLRITATDASTVFTGAADVHRFDAPSSREIANTIRTVLGPNPDGAHVHITADDTRLRELEYALADYDIDLTTELLGPDPADVPRSLNAPSAPPAPWDPPRDPPTDTFAAIADNRSSNIGVWIIAAVVAVVAVVCAVVIFNVVWKGSVGSAGSASSAANTDSSIATPTATEAAAGATPSVVVESSIREEAPQTVLLEQDGLQVELPAGFALEADDGTWRATGDDPNFRLHIAVERLYQLPAKTMAEQLLADVEADPQTELVDTDGTSVTYLERAADGSQALWKTWPHGTTQLFVGCHTRHEPTTVQRATCRMAMETAEFKGADMRT; this is encoded by the coding sequence ATGACAGACCTGCGCATTACCGCGACCGATGCGTCGACCGTGTTCACCGGTGCAGCCGACGTCCACCGCTTCGACGCGCCAAGCAGCCGTGAAATCGCGAACACGATCCGCACTGTGCTGGGGCCGAACCCAGACGGGGCACACGTGCACATCACCGCAGACGACACGCGCCTACGCGAGCTCGAGTACGCCCTGGCGGACTACGACATTGACTTAACCACCGAACTCCTTGGTCCCGATCCGGCAGACGTGCCACGTTCGCTCAACGCACCCTCCGCGCCACCTGCGCCGTGGGATCCGCCACGGGACCCGCCGACAGACACGTTCGCGGCAATTGCGGACAACCGCTCGTCAAACATCGGCGTCTGGATCATCGCCGCAGTCGTCGCGGTGGTCGCAGTCGTGTGTGCGGTGGTCATCTTCAACGTTGTCTGGAAAGGCAGCGTTGGCAGTGCCGGCAGCGCCAGCAGTGCAGCGAACACGGACAGTTCAATTGCGACACCGACGGCTACTGAAGCTGCGGCGGGGGCAACGCCGTCTGTGGTGGTGGAGTCGTCGATACGCGAAGAAGCACCGCAGACCGTCCTGCTTGAACAAGACGGCCTTCAAGTGGAACTGCCTGCCGGGTTCGCGCTTGAGGCCGACGATGGCACGTGGCGCGCAACCGGCGATGATCCGAATTTCCGCCTCCACATCGCCGTCGAGAGGCTGTACCAATTACCGGCCAAGACTATGGCCGAGCAACTCCTCGCCGATGTTGAGGCGGACCCGCAAACAGAACTTGTGGACACGGATGGCACCTCGGTGACCTACCTGGAGCGCGCCGCGGATGGATCGCAGGCGCTCTGGAAGACCTGGCCGCACGGCACCACCCAGCTTTTCGTGGGCTGTCACACGCGCCATGAACCCACCACAGTGCAACGCGCAACGTGTCGAATGGCCAT
- the eccD gene encoding type VII secretion integral membrane protein EccD, with amino-acid sequence MVATSAHHIVRVTVRVSVAAFHRDIDVTLPTSSTFAEVLPELARLVELPQIHRPWEISTAGGRPLDMHTPLYALKLHDGAVIALRPKEPIAPPVVRDAADALAHAGRNARSVRGLDAAATLVGLACIALLLSMFTPPPATFAVTGLCALTLAAVAKSPAVFAAAPLCLGWAAATWVIGGAEPNLHSTDVALGALAGVVTAFITVGIGVALRLAGPALVAFAVTVGVLSGIGTLGTWLPAANAPAALSVLTGLFTVAATPGIATRAAGLAVAHVPTAGEEFDRADEYQPDVDARSRVATTIASAVTAGIATVSIPALLQIGSSGGAWNLVFCTCIAGALVVYASRHHWAATRIALMAIALAAVIASAISVVRIDDPHPALITIAVLTALAATTTVLWARRVPDLEPTTVVWFERAEIAALIAVIPLAVHLTGVFDLIRGL; translated from the coding sequence TTGGTTGCTACTTCGGCGCACCACATTGTGCGCGTAACCGTACGTGTTTCTGTTGCGGCGTTTCACCGCGATATCGATGTCACACTGCCGACATCCTCAACGTTTGCAGAGGTGCTGCCCGAATTGGCGCGTCTTGTGGAACTGCCGCAGATCCACCGCCCGTGGGAAATCTCCACGGCAGGCGGACGCCCACTCGACATGCACACGCCGTTGTACGCGCTCAAGCTTCACGACGGCGCCGTGATCGCCCTGCGCCCCAAAGAACCCATCGCACCTCCCGTGGTACGCGACGCCGCCGACGCCCTCGCGCACGCAGGCCGCAATGCCCGCAGCGTGCGCGGCCTCGACGCCGCCGCAACCCTCGTAGGGTTAGCGTGCATTGCGTTGCTGCTCAGCATGTTTACCCCACCTCCCGCGACCTTCGCCGTCACCGGGTTATGTGCGCTCACCCTCGCTGCTGTTGCGAAATCGCCCGCCGTGTTTGCTGCCGCGCCGTTGTGCCTCGGCTGGGCCGCCGCCACATGGGTCATCGGTGGCGCAGAACCGAACCTGCACAGCACAGACGTTGCTCTTGGCGCACTCGCAGGTGTCGTCACAGCCTTCATCACCGTCGGCATTGGAGTGGCTCTGCGCCTTGCAGGCCCTGCATTGGTGGCGTTTGCTGTCACGGTTGGTGTGCTCAGCGGCATCGGCACGTTAGGCACCTGGCTGCCCGCCGCAAACGCGCCTGCCGCATTATCCGTCCTCACCGGCCTGTTTACGGTTGCCGCCACACCCGGCATCGCCACCCGTGCTGCAGGCCTTGCCGTGGCGCACGTGCCCACCGCCGGCGAAGAATTCGATCGCGCCGACGAATACCAACCAGACGTCGACGCACGCAGCCGAGTCGCCACCACCATCGCCAGCGCAGTCACCGCCGGAATTGCCACAGTGAGCATCCCTGCGCTCCTCCAGATCGGCAGCAGCGGCGGTGCATGGAACCTCGTGTTCTGCACCTGCATCGCTGGCGCACTCGTCGTCTACGCATCGCGCCACCACTGGGCTGCAACCCGCATTGCGCTGATGGCGATAGCACTCGCGGCAGTCATTGCTTCCGCCATCAGCGTTGTGCGTATCGACGACCCGCATCCCGCCCTCATCACCATCGCCGTCCTCACCGCACTGGCAGCTACAACCACCGTGCTGTGGGCCCGGCGCGTACCCGACCTAGAACCGACAACCGTTGTCTGGTTCGAACGTGCCGAAATCGCCGCCCTCATCGCCGTCATCCCACTCGCGGTACACCTCACCGGGGTCTTCGACCTGATTCGAGGGCTGTAA